A genomic region of Gemmata massiliana contains the following coding sequences:
- a CDS encoding PAS domain S-box protein — MVEATTDLALFALDSAGHVVTWNTGAERLTGYPREEVVGRSFAVLYSASASAERLEQVLRTALEHGRVERFGAWAGRGGAAFTARTVITALFDEGHHVGFAVALRAESPPQAPPKRSELEAELRRLRAIVDHTVDGVVVADTAGNLLEWNPAALRMHGFADLDSVRRHFSTFADTFVLSPLGGEPLPCTEWPVSRLIRGESVGCELHVRRTDVGREWIIRYDGTVVPDPAGGPGLVVLTLHDVTEQRRAEADSRRSADLLRAVADGTTDAVFVKDRDGKYLLCNEAGARCVGKTVVEVLGTDDAALFDPESARQIAERDRRVMESGRAETSEEVLTAAGVTRAYQATKAPYRDATGAVIGIVGISRDVTDRKRAEESLILFRALVDRTTDGIEVIDPETGRFFDVNEKACLIHGYTRAEYLTLAVTDVDPPGAARSGAGTAGSNETGTFGGQRRRKDGSLFPVEVRVNRVRLDRDYLVAVVRDVTKRKRAEESLERAHALLRTLVDALPDAIWTKDADGQFVTSNRAHNEMVGARAESDVIGKTGFDFHPLKLAQQYHADDMRVLHYGETVFNKEELVRCQGRDRWHLVVKTPLRDRTGAVTGLVGISRNIQDLKDTEETLRASEARTKAVIQTALDCIVVIDAQGRVLEFNPAAERVFGYTRAEVLGTEMAELIIPPEYRDAHRAGMIRYLTTGEGPALGRRLELPALRKGGERFIAELSIGRNPGEPPTFTGFLRDITDRKRDEEALLLERDRFARLAAVSPGVVHSLRARPDGTLCFPYASPGIVDIYGVPPEVLAEDASVIRALLYPEDVERLGAILAESARTMSLWHVEHRVRHPVKGEIWVEGWSAPAREPDGGILWHGVLTDVTERKRAQVELDRRRAELELILDTVPAIIFFKDRAHRLVRVNRELARLVGRPREELEGRTDEELGSPHAARYHRDEDVIMASGQPLLGVIEPLSTVTGTRWLQTDKVPYRDEAGRIAGVVGFAVDVTDRRVAEEALRRAQERLRHVISSSPAVLFTLTVEGGRVGGIAWMSENVRGMLGYAPEEVSERAWWAINMHPEDRERVAADTGVDLFTNGRVTDEYRFRHRNGQYRWVQAELRLVRASTGEPVEVVGSWSDVTERKQVEEQFRQAQKMEAVGRLAGGVAHDFNNLLTIINGYADLLVGSTPVVDPNYKAVTAIAAAGERAAGLTAQLLAFSRKAIIEPKILDLNELVSQSARLLARLIGEDVTLSAVLAPGLARVKVDPGQIEQAVMNLVVNARDAMPKGGRLTIETRGLTVASGDGAYPDLEPGHYVQLAVSDTGTGMTDEVKSQIFEPFFTTKEQGKGTGLGLATVYGIVKTYGGHIDVHSEVGLGTTFKLFFPAAPQDTARPATSALAAVPRGSETVLLVEDDAGVRGVAKLALRMYGYEILEADCGAEAIRTLARHSGPIHLLVTDVVMPGVGGREVAEAVRARHPGIKVVYMSGYTDDAMVRNGIVEATDAFLQKPFTPMSLARKVREVLDG; from the coding sequence TTGGTCGAAGCCACCACGGACCTCGCGTTGTTCGCGCTCGATTCTGCCGGGCACGTCGTCACGTGGAACACAGGAGCCGAGCGGCTGACCGGGTACCCGCGCGAGGAAGTGGTTGGTCGCTCGTTTGCCGTTCTTTACTCCGCCAGTGCCAGCGCTGAACGATTGGAGCAGGTGCTCCGCACCGCATTGGAACACGGCCGCGTTGAACGGTTCGGGGCGTGGGCGGGAAGGGGTGGGGCAGCGTTCACCGCACGCACGGTAATTACGGCGCTATTCGACGAGGGCCACCACGTCGGGTTCGCGGTTGCACTTCGGGCCGAGAGCCCGCCCCAGGCACCACCCAAGCGGTCGGAACTCGAAGCCGAACTCCGCCGCCTCCGTGCGATCGTGGATCATACGGTTGACGGCGTGGTCGTTGCAGACACGGCGGGCAACCTTCTGGAATGGAACCCTGCCGCCCTCCGAATGCACGGGTTCGCCGATCTCGATTCGGTTCGCCGCCACTTCTCGACGTTCGCTGACACGTTCGTCCTTTCTCCGCTCGGCGGGGAACCGTTGCCGTGTACCGAATGGCCGGTGTCCCGGCTGATTCGGGGTGAGAGCGTCGGCTGTGAGCTTCACGTTCGGCGGACGGACGTCGGGCGCGAGTGGATCATCCGGTACGACGGGACCGTGGTCCCGGACCCCGCCGGGGGGCCGGGGCTCGTCGTTCTCACGCTGCACGACGTGACCGAACAGCGCCGGGCCGAAGCGGACTCGCGCCGGTCTGCGGACCTGCTCCGGGCGGTGGCCGATGGTACGACCGACGCGGTGTTCGTGAAGGACCGGGACGGCAAGTACCTGTTGTGCAACGAGGCCGGTGCGCGCTGTGTCGGCAAAACAGTTGTGGAGGTACTCGGAACAGACGACGCCGCTCTGTTCGATCCCGAAAGTGCTCGGCAGATCGCGGAGCGGGATCGGCGGGTCATGGAGTCGGGGCGCGCTGAAACGAGCGAGGAAGTTCTGACCGCGGCCGGTGTTACCCGCGCGTATCAAGCGACGAAGGCCCCGTACCGGGACGCGACCGGGGCCGTTATCGGTATCGTCGGCATTTCTCGCGACGTCACGGACCGGAAGCGGGCCGAAGAATCGCTCATCCTATTCCGGGCGCTCGTCGATCGAACGACGGACGGGATCGAGGTGATCGACCCGGAAACGGGCCGGTTCTTCGACGTGAACGAGAAGGCGTGTCTGATCCACGGGTACACTCGGGCCGAGTACCTGACACTTGCCGTGACCGATGTCGACCCGCCCGGTGCGGCGCGCTCGGGGGCAGGGACCGCGGGCTCGAACGAAACGGGGACTTTCGGGGGGCAGCGCCGTCGAAAGGACGGTTCGCTGTTCCCGGTCGAGGTCCGCGTGAACCGCGTCCGGTTGGACCGTGATTACTTGGTGGCGGTAGTCCGGGACGTGACCAAGCGGAAACGAGCTGAGGAGTCGCTGGAGCGGGCGCACGCGCTCCTGCGGACGTTAGTCGACGCGCTGCCCGATGCGATCTGGACCAAGGACGCGGACGGGCAGTTCGTCACCAGCAACCGGGCGCACAACGAGATGGTCGGGGCGCGGGCCGAATCGGACGTCATCGGGAAGACGGGGTTCGACTTCCACCCGCTGAAACTGGCACAGCAGTACCACGCGGACGACATGCGGGTTCTGCATTACGGCGAAACGGTGTTCAATAAGGAGGAACTGGTTCGGTGCCAGGGGCGGGACCGGTGGCACCTGGTTGTCAAAACGCCCCTGCGCGATCGGACCGGGGCCGTTACCGGTCTCGTCGGGATCAGCCGGAACATTCAGGATCTCAAGGACACCGAGGAGACGCTGCGAGCGAGTGAGGCCCGAACTAAGGCGGTGATCCAGACGGCCCTGGACTGCATCGTCGTGATCGATGCTCAGGGGCGCGTTCTGGAGTTCAACCCCGCGGCGGAGCGGGTCTTCGGGTACACCCGGGCGGAGGTGCTGGGGACCGAGATGGCGGAGCTGATTATCCCACCCGAGTACCGAGACGCGCACCGCGCCGGGATGATCCGCTACCTGACCACCGGGGAGGGGCCGGCTCTTGGGCGCCGGCTCGAATTGCCCGCGCTCCGCAAGGGCGGCGAGCGGTTTATTGCGGAACTGAGTATCGGGCGCAACCCGGGCGAACCGCCGACCTTTACCGGCTTCCTCCGGGACATCACCGATCGGAAGCGGGACGAAGAGGCACTGCTCCTGGAGCGAGACCGCTTCGCTCGCCTCGCGGCCGTTTCGCCCGGCGTGGTCCACTCGCTCCGTGCGCGGCCGGACGGCACGCTCTGTTTCCCCTACGCCAGCCCTGGGATCGTGGACATTTACGGTGTTCCGCCGGAAGTGCTGGCCGAGGACGCATCGGTCATTCGCGCGTTGCTGTACCCGGAAGACGTCGAGCGCCTGGGGGCGATCCTGGCCGAGTCCGCTCGCACCATGTCGCTCTGGCACGTCGAGCACCGGGTCCGTCACCCGGTCAAGGGCGAGATCTGGGTCGAGGGGTGGTCCGCACCGGCCCGTGAACCGGACGGCGGTATTCTGTGGCACGGGGTGCTCACCGACGTCACCGAGCGGAAACGCGCCCAGGTCGAATTGGACCGGCGGCGCGCGGAGCTGGAACTGATCCTCGACACGGTACCGGCCATTATTTTCTTCAAGGACCGCGCCCATCGATTGGTCCGCGTGAACCGAGAACTGGCCCGGCTCGTCGGCCGGCCCCGGGAGGAGCTTGAAGGGCGCACCGACGAGGAACTCGGGTCTCCGCACGCCGCCCGGTACCACCGGGACGAAGACGTGATCATGGCCAGCGGGCAGCCGTTGTTAGGCGTGATCGAGCCGCTGTCCACCGTGACCGGAACCCGGTGGCTGCAAACGGACAAGGTGCCGTACCGCGACGAAGCCGGGCGGATCGCCGGGGTCGTCGGGTTCGCGGTGGACGTCACCGATCGGCGCGTCGCGGAGGAGGCGCTGCGGCGCGCCCAGGAGCGGCTCCGTCACGTCATTTCGTCCAGCCCCGCGGTCCTTTTCACCCTCACGGTCGAAGGCGGCCGGGTCGGTGGGATCGCGTGGATGAGCGAGAACGTTCGCGGGATGCTGGGATACGCCCCGGAGGAGGTGTCCGAGCGCGCGTGGTGGGCAATCAACATGCACCCGGAGGACCGGGAGCGTGTGGCGGCGGACACGGGTGTGGACCTGTTCACGAACGGGCGCGTGACCGACGAATACCGCTTCCGGCACCGGAACGGCCAGTACCGCTGGGTTCAGGCCGAGCTGCGCCTCGTGCGCGCTTCGACGGGGGAACCGGTCGAGGTGGTCGGGTCGTGGTCGGACGTGACCGAGCGCAAACAGGTCGAAGAACAGTTCCGCCAAGCGCAGAAAATGGAAGCCGTCGGACGCTTGGCCGGCGGCGTGGCACACGACTTCAACAATCTGCTCACCATCATCAACGGGTACGCCGATCTCCTGGTCGGGAGCACGCCCGTCGTCGATCCGAATTACAAGGCGGTGACGGCGATCGCGGCTGCGGGGGAACGGGCGGCAGGCCTGACCGCGCAACTGTTGGCGTTCAGCCGTAAGGCGATCATCGAGCCGAAGATCCTCGACCTGAACGAACTCGTGTCTCAGTCGGCGCGGCTGCTCGCACGGCTGATCGGGGAGGACGTCACCTTGTCGGCGGTACTGGCCCCCGGTCTGGCGCGGGTGAAAGTAGACCCTGGGCAGATCGAACAAGCGGTCATGAACCTGGTGGTAAACGCCCGGGACGCGATGCCCAAGGGCGGGCGCCTTACGATCGAGACGCGCGGGCTGACGGTGGCATCGGGGGATGGCGCGTACCCGGACCTGGAGCCGGGCCACTACGTGCAGTTGGCCGTTTCGGACACTGGCACGGGGATGACGGATGAGGTGAAGTCCCAAATCTTCGAGCCGTTCTTTACGACCAAGGAGCAGGGCAAGGGCACCGGGCTGGGCTTGGCCACGGTGTACGGCATCGTCAAGACTTACGGCGGTCACATCGACGTCCACAGCGAGGTCGGGCTCGGGACGACCTTCAAACTGTTCTTCCCCGCGGCTCCCCAAGATACAGCACGACCGGCAACGAGCGCGCTGGCCGCGGTTCCACGGGGTTCCGAGACGGTGCTTTTGGTGGAAGACGACGCGGGCGTGCGCGGGGTCGCGAAGCTCGCACTTCGGATGTATGGGTATGAGATTCTGGAAGCAGATTGCGGGGCGGAAGCGATTCGTACTCTGGCGCGGCACTCTGGACCGATTCACCTGTTGGTGACAGATGTCGTGATGCCCGGAGTAGGGGGGCGGGAGGTCGCGGAAGCGGTGCGGGCACGGCACCCGGGA